A genomic segment from Polyangium mundeleinium encodes:
- a CDS encoding RHS repeat-associated core domain-containing protein, with the protein MIIGPVGCWGVGPSDRAEHVETAKQADTFEPPPISSELPHIIPAGPGPATGYLPGRSSVSASGGYEYTIPLDVAPGRAGMQPSLALTYASGAGVDSLGVGWAVAGTRSIVRLCAPTFATNGHVGFPSQFCLDQQPLMPTGNPGEYRTEKDSFAQVKAQPAQATVPDSWVVRLKNGRNRTYKSVRYDGTNTRFWALEREVDRRGNTVRYYYDHRELWESCTAAQKADPVANPECKEPYTHFYFELERIEYTANEAEQARRKVVFHHQPRDPQVKPTYIRVWDVTKQSFHFQDVSNPLDLIEMYGPTEEPWSGTPSLAWSYELVHTSSPDTGRPLLVSVKKCSASQGCLLAREFTYGERSPGASDSYEVLWEMTRSDVVLAEDLRIFDGTGDGKDDIHIVRDADPDPLMVDLHGHLFPSGDSAVFATSTDTPADAVPVDIDGDGFVELVGTRTMSPPPNLLWENWVYKPQGSTGVLQPWVKLPDMPSLWPNDPHVTGYETIFWTDHYPILFGDLDGDGLPDLCRSRPGGTLPQPNYDIQRVWTCARNLGDGSFGPWGLWAHVTWFGDGQEYLADLDGDGRVEFYNGDAALGDRNGDGFQEVLASSASDTVTVGDFDGDGRDDLVNDASLTVDYAHPNPGAQAPNAHRTGSTFDVGTFRGDFDGNGRDDLLLVWIDANQATHMKAITMAGPDPDRLVEVGDEDADWRERVTYTRELAPNWDPTSCTGATYPNTCVRRGFSVVSRLESRTGTPHDRHFAYDFPTYDRHGRGFLGFNRVLEWQPDRPALLITQYDNIISSSQGVYPLAFRPLYTIEVVPILEPLSSGAAIPHLSSANARVKRTKYRYLLDKHWTGRYSVIPDPESSWNSEEWEQEVSIDWAAWPHIVAWWSLLSLDPAIAKRRQGIEQYDSFGNLTFSEERTLGGPHPTLGNIGGTRRTTTLTYDLRPADWLISLVDQVQVEAEAPDGLTTTRTTKYVHDAWGQLESIEHMPNSNADEQQLITYTRNTRGLITDVTATTGGAAARVQHIQYDDEGVHPKQTWNDYGHTSSMKVHPTLSVPTMKVDPNGVTDHWIYDDLGRLRHAIPQAGNWSTTQYEPWIESGLREGTLVKVFQEDGARSETWLDDQGRGVTSRSLDFAGQWRNVRVSRDRLGRVFYETRPYYVGGLAVSPATFYRFDSLDRVVEASLPDFTSRVSTYDFLQTVHHDALGNEQVLTYDFDDRVLRRASHALPTPSEPGSTLVSNIEYAPFGQIKTITDNGGNQIQMFYDHRGRPKKTIHPDRGQTIVQYNGHGEVQWSQTAAGTSTYTHDDLGRVTLLTTWEGNTELVWDQSPNGICKLSSSRSFDGTKTSYTYEPNGNIQDAIWNVNGMAGSLVLSRTYDDLGRLQTLEYPEVTGLGRTKIEYGYNEYGYLQRVADVSPTVAADVLWSVLARNQEDALLMAEGGDWATTMSYGPNNRIEEIKVVDTPAMTDVLHLNYHYDLNGSVDLREDLVEGRREVFRMDGHHRLKQWRLDYGLGGPNPGNRTSTYTYDDVDNLQEVSVSGSAISPYSELFTSGNGGKPHALYNNAQPNAPQSYFYDARGRLSNGDGRQYTYTSFDLPRTITTPAGTTSFEYDASGQRVKKWGPGGMTVSIGGLYESREESSGMSHVFVVQGSDGPIAQIVYRPSQQARKVHYLHQDALASVNVTTAQGIAASRSYYEPFGARVDVAGNPVAGPVQDIRNGFTGHRHDDDLGLINMRGRVYDPGTRRFLTPDPFAQLDENPYGYVGHDPLNWTDPSGFTPEKPGGSWYDGILGLFGGSGGVTATPIADYSGMAQSGLAGTITSAVMAVEVGKGNDGPNSSGCPTGTGSAPRPCAGAGQSGCPAGPEAGWLGITGRVLWGAGERLTELPLELAVGFLNLNAMRAGGLGMGSSAANIFQPGSGYVDHGWDAGRVLDEVNNLNPLYAVSIEVIKGIDAGEKGNYEAVGRAGMGVLATVVLVALTRKAVGKGGGPVAAEGTPLVHLTGAGSAISESGMLLGRNGIYVTTRATAGHTGAGMTLRTGVRPSSATSVVPIPSTALGAFRRPIPIGPMTAWQRGFGTQYSASGTLDLAAGTFARTGVNWNQVGFYAVDAAISVSVGTGAYIMWTE; encoded by the coding sequence ATGATTATCGGCCCGGTCGGTTGCTGGGGCGTCGGGCCCTCCGACCGCGCGGAGCACGTCGAGACGGCGAAGCAGGCCGACACCTTCGAGCCGCCGCCGATATCGAGCGAGCTCCCCCACATCATCCCTGCTGGCCCTGGTCCCGCGACGGGCTACCTGCCGGGCAGGTCCTCGGTATCGGCGTCTGGCGGCTATGAATACACCATCCCGCTCGACGTTGCGCCGGGCCGCGCGGGGATGCAGCCGAGCCTCGCGCTCACCTATGCGAGCGGCGCCGGCGTCGACTCCCTGGGGGTCGGGTGGGCCGTCGCGGGGACCCGGTCGATCGTCCGGCTGTGCGCGCCGACGTTCGCGACCAACGGCCATGTCGGCTTTCCCTCGCAGTTCTGCCTGGATCAGCAGCCGCTCATGCCGACCGGCAATCCCGGCGAGTACCGCACCGAGAAAGATTCGTTCGCGCAGGTCAAGGCCCAGCCCGCGCAGGCGACCGTTCCCGACAGCTGGGTCGTCCGCCTCAAGAACGGGCGCAATCGGACCTACAAGTCGGTGCGATACGATGGGACGAATACGCGCTTCTGGGCCCTCGAGCGAGAGGTGGACCGGCGCGGCAACACCGTCCGGTATTACTACGACCACCGGGAGCTTTGGGAGTCGTGCACGGCTGCTCAGAAGGCGGATCCGGTCGCGAACCCGGAGTGTAAAGAACCCTATACGCACTTCTATTTCGAGCTCGAGCGCATCGAGTATACCGCGAACGAAGCCGAGCAGGCCCGTCGTAAGGTTGTGTTTCACCATCAACCGCGTGATCCACAGGTCAAGCCCACCTACATCCGCGTGTGGGATGTCACGAAGCAATCCTTCCATTTCCAGGACGTGTCGAACCCGCTTGATTTGATCGAGATGTACGGCCCGACCGAGGAGCCGTGGAGCGGGACACCGTCGCTTGCGTGGTCTTACGAGCTCGTCCACACATCGAGCCCCGATACCGGCCGGCCGCTCCTCGTGAGCGTGAAGAAGTGCAGCGCCTCCCAAGGATGCCTCCTCGCGCGCGAGTTCACTTACGGCGAGCGCAGCCCCGGCGCCTCCGACAGCTATGAGGTGCTCTGGGAGATGACGCGGTCCGACGTGGTCTTGGCCGAGGACTTGCGGATCTTCGACGGCACCGGCGACGGCAAGGACGACATCCACATTGTTCGAGACGCCGACCCGGACCCGCTTATGGTCGATCTTCACGGCCATCTCTTTCCCTCCGGCGACTCGGCCGTTTTCGCCACCAGCACCGATACCCCGGCCGACGCCGTGCCCGTCGATATCGACGGCGACGGCTTCGTCGAGCTCGTGGGAACGCGGACCATGAGCCCGCCCCCGAACCTGTTGTGGGAGAACTGGGTGTACAAGCCCCAGGGTTCGACGGGTGTGTTGCAACCGTGGGTGAAGCTGCCGGACATGCCGTCCCTATGGCCTAACGACCCGCACGTGACGGGCTACGAAACCATATTTTGGACTGACCATTACCCGATCCTCTTCGGGGATCTGGACGGGGACGGGCTCCCGGACTTGTGCCGGAGCCGCCCCGGAGGCACCCTCCCTCAGCCGAACTACGACATCCAGCGGGTATGGACTTGCGCGCGCAACCTGGGCGACGGAAGTTTCGGCCCGTGGGGTCTCTGGGCCCACGTCACGTGGTTCGGAGACGGGCAGGAGTACCTCGCGGACCTCGACGGCGACGGTCGCGTGGAGTTCTACAACGGCGACGCGGCGCTCGGGGATCGCAACGGCGACGGTTTTCAGGAGGTGCTCGCCTCGAGCGCGTCGGACACCGTCACCGTCGGCGACTTCGACGGCGACGGCCGCGACGACTTGGTCAACGACGCCTCGCTCACGGTCGATTACGCCCATCCGAATCCGGGGGCGCAGGCGCCAAACGCCCACCGCACGGGCTCGACCTTCGACGTGGGCACCTTCCGCGGCGACTTCGACGGCAATGGCCGAGACGACCTGCTGCTCGTGTGGATCGACGCGAACCAGGCCACCCACATGAAGGCCATCACCATGGCCGGCCCCGATCCCGATCGCCTCGTCGAGGTGGGGGATGAGGACGCGGACTGGCGCGAGCGCGTCACCTACACGCGCGAGCTAGCCCCGAACTGGGATCCGACGAGCTGCACTGGTGCAACCTATCCCAACACCTGCGTACGTCGCGGCTTCAGCGTGGTGTCCAGGCTCGAATCACGGACGGGCACACCCCACGATCGACACTTCGCGTACGACTTCCCGACCTATGATCGTCACGGTCGGGGCTTCCTCGGCTTCAACCGTGTGCTTGAGTGGCAGCCGGACCGACCCGCACTGCTGATCACGCAATACGACAATATAATATCGAGCAGCCAAGGGGTGTATCCGTTGGCGTTCCGCCCGTTGTACACGATTGAGGTGGTACCGATCCTCGAGCCGCTCTCGTCAGGCGCGGCGATTCCGCACCTGAGCAGCGCCAATGCCCGGGTCAAGCGCACGAAGTATCGTTATCTCCTCGACAAGCACTGGACTGGAAGATATTCGGTCATTCCTGACCCGGAGAGCTCGTGGAACAGCGAGGAGTGGGAGCAAGAGGTGTCCATCGACTGGGCGGCGTGGCCCCACATCGTCGCCTGGTGGTCCCTGCTGTCCCTGGATCCTGCGATTGCAAAGCGACGTCAAGGAATCGAGCAGTACGATTCGTTCGGTAACCTCACCTTCTCCGAGGAGCGCACGTTGGGCGGTCCGCACCCGACGCTCGGCAACATCGGTGGCACCCGGAGGACGACGACCCTCACGTACGATCTGCGGCCTGCCGACTGGCTGATCAGTCTGGTCGATCAGGTGCAAGTGGAAGCCGAGGCGCCCGACGGGCTGACCACCACCCGCACGACCAAGTACGTTCACGACGCGTGGGGCCAGCTCGAGTCGATCGAGCACATGCCGAACTCGAACGCGGACGAGCAGCAGCTCATCACGTACACCCGCAACACCCGGGGCCTGATCACCGACGTGACCGCGACGACCGGCGGCGCTGCTGCGCGGGTCCAGCATATCCAGTACGACGACGAGGGGGTCCACCCGAAGCAGACCTGGAATGACTATGGCCACACGTCATCGATGAAGGTCCACCCCACGCTTTCGGTACCGACGATGAAAGTCGACCCGAATGGCGTGACGGATCATTGGATCTACGACGATCTCGGCCGCCTGCGGCACGCGATCCCGCAGGCCGGGAACTGGAGCACGACGCAATACGAGCCGTGGATCGAGAGCGGCCTCCGGGAGGGGACCCTCGTGAAGGTCTTCCAGGAGGACGGAGCGAGGAGCGAGACCTGGCTCGACGATCAGGGACGCGGGGTCACGAGCCGCAGTCTCGATTTCGCTGGGCAATGGCGGAACGTACGCGTCTCCCGAGATCGCCTGGGACGCGTCTTCTATGAGACGCGTCCCTACTACGTCGGCGGGCTGGCGGTGTCGCCCGCGACGTTCTACCGCTTCGATAGCCTCGACCGGGTCGTGGAGGCGTCACTCCCCGACTTCACCTCGCGCGTCAGCACGTACGACTTCCTCCAGACGGTCCACCACGACGCACTTGGCAATGAGCAGGTGCTCACCTACGACTTCGACGACCGCGTGCTGCGTAGGGCGAGCCACGCCCTGCCGACGCCCTCGGAGCCGGGCTCGACCCTCGTCAGCAACATCGAATATGCGCCCTTCGGCCAGATCAAGACGATCACCGACAACGGCGGCAACCAGATTCAGATGTTCTACGACCATCGCGGGCGTCCCAAAAAGACGATCCACCCCGACCGCGGGCAGACGATCGTCCAGTACAACGGGCACGGTGAGGTCCAATGGTCACAGACGGCGGCCGGCACGTCCACGTATACGCATGACGATCTCGGTCGCGTGACCCTTTTGACGACCTGGGAGGGAAACACCGAGTTGGTCTGGGACCAGAGCCCCAACGGCATCTGCAAGCTGTCGAGCTCCCGTAGCTTCGACGGCACGAAGACGAGCTATACCTACGAGCCCAACGGGAACATCCAGGATGCCATCTGGAATGTCAATGGCATGGCTGGTTCGTTGGTACTCAGCAGGACCTACGACGACCTCGGCCGGCTCCAGACGCTGGAGTACCCCGAAGTTACTGGGCTCGGTCGGACGAAGATCGAGTATGGGTACAATGAGTACGGCTACCTGCAACGGGTGGCCGATGTGTCGCCGACGGTGGCGGCGGACGTCCTTTGGAGCGTCCTGGCCCGCAACCAGGAGGACGCGCTGCTGATGGCGGAGGGCGGCGACTGGGCCACCACGATGAGCTATGGCCCGAACAATCGGATCGAGGAGATCAAGGTCGTCGACACGCCGGCGATGACCGACGTCTTGCACCTGAACTACCACTATGATCTCAACGGCTCGGTCGACCTGCGGGAGGACCTCGTCGAAGGCCGACGTGAGGTGTTCCGCATGGATGGGCACCACCGGCTGAAGCAGTGGCGGCTCGATTACGGTCTAGGTGGCCCGAACCCGGGGAACCGCACCTCGACATATACCTACGACGACGTCGATAACCTCCAGGAGGTCAGTGTCTCCGGCAGCGCGATCTCGCCGTATTCCGAGCTCTTCACCAGCGGCAACGGCGGCAAGCCTCACGCGCTGTACAACAACGCGCAGCCGAACGCGCCGCAATCCTACTTTTACGACGCGCGCGGACGCCTGAGCAACGGCGACGGGCGCCAATATACGTACACGAGCTTCGACCTGCCGCGGACGATCACCACCCCCGCCGGTACCACGAGCTTCGAGTATGACGCATCAGGCCAGCGCGTGAAGAAGTGGGGGCCGGGCGGGATGACGGTCTCGATCGGCGGCCTGTACGAATCCCGCGAGGAATCGTCGGGCATGAGCCACGTATTCGTCGTGCAGGGAAGCGACGGCCCGATCGCCCAGATCGTCTATCGACCCTCGCAGCAAGCTCGCAAGGTCCATTACCTTCACCAGGACGCGCTGGCGAGCGTGAATGTGACCACCGCGCAGGGCATCGCGGCGAGCCGCAGCTACTACGAGCCGTTCGGGGCGCGTGTCGACGTCGCAGGCAACCCGGTGGCAGGCCCGGTACAGGATATCCGCAACGGGTTCACTGGGCATCGTCATGACGACGACCTGGGACTTATCAATATGCGGGGACGCGTCTACGACCCCGGCACGCGGCGGTTCCTCACCCCGGACCCGTTCGCCCAGCTCGACGAGAATCCGTACGGCTATGTCGGGCACGATCCGCTGAACTGGACCGACCCCTCCGGCTTCACGCCGGAGAAACCGGGCGGGAGCTGGTACGATGGGATCCTGGGCTTGTTCGGTGGGTCCGGTGGCGTCACCGCGACGCCGATCGCCGACTACTCTGGCATGGCGCAGTCGGGCCTGGCGGGGACGATCACCAGCGCCGTCATGGCCGTGGAGGTCGGGAAAGGCAACGACGGACCGAATTCTTCGGGTTGTCCGACGGGGACGGGGTCGGCGCCGCGTCCCTGCGCCGGAGCGGGCCAGTCCGGCTGCCCGGCGGGCCCTGAGGCGGGCTGGCTCGGGATTACCGGGAGGGTCCTTTGGGGGGCCGGGGAGAGGCTCACCGAGCTGCCGCTCGAGCTTGCGGTGGGGTTTCTGAATCTCAACGCGATGAGGGCCGGTGGTTTGGGCATGGGTTCGAGCGCGGCGAACATCTTCCAGCCAGGATCGGGATACGTGGACCACGGCTGGGACGCTGGGCGGGTGCTCGACGAGGTGAACAACCTGAACCCGCTCTACGCCGTGTCGATAGAGGTGATCAAGGGGATCGATGCGGGAGAAAAGGGCAACTACGAGGCGGTTGGTCGGGCGGGGATGGGTGTCCTCGCCACAGTGGTCCTGGTGGCGCTCACGCGGAAGGCGGTAGGGAAGGGCGGAGGTCCCGTCGCAGCCGAAGGAACACCGCTTGTCCACCTTACTGGCGCAGGGTCTGCGATCTCCGAGAGCGGGATGCTGCTTGGTCGCAACGGTATTTACGTGACGACGCGGGCAACCGCCGGGCACACGGGTGCCGGGATGACGCTCCGTACCGGAGTGAGACCGTCGTCTGCGACTTCCGTGGTGCCCATCCCATCGACTGCGCTCGGAGCGTTCAGGCGACCCATCCCGATCGGGCCCATGACAGCATGGCAGCGAGGCTTTGGTACCCAGTACTCGGCAAGCGGGACGTTGGATCTGGCCGCTGGTACGTTCGCGCGGACGGGCGTAAACTGGAACCAGGTGGGGTTCTACGCCGTCGACGCAGCTATTTCGGTTTCTGTTGGCACAGGAGCCTACATTATGTGGACCGAGTGA